The Streptomyces sp. cg36 genomic interval GCGGGCGCGGCCTTGCGTCCCGACAGGCCGAGCGTGGCGTCGTACGCCTTCTGCCAGTCGCCGTTCTTCTCGTGGGCCGCGATGGCGTCGTCCAGGGCGAAGCGCAGGGCGTTGTCCCCGCGCGGCACACCGATGCCGTACGGCTCCTTGGAGAACGGCTTGCCGACCACCTTGAGCTCGTCGGGCACCTTGGCCGCGTACCCGCTGAGGATGGTGTCGTCGGTGGTGACGGCGGCGACCTGGTAGGTCAGCAGATTGTCCACACAGACGGAGTACGTGTCGTACGCGACGAGTTCGGCCTTCGGGTAGTCCTTCTGGATGCGCTGGTACGGGGTGGAGCCCGCGGCCGAGCAGACGCGCTTGCCGTCGAGGTCCTGGGGGCCGTCGATGTCGTTCTCGTCGGTGCGCACCAGCAGGCCCTGGCCGGCCAGGTAGTAGGGCCCGGCGAAGCCGACCAGCTTCTTGCGGTTGTCGTTGATGGTGTAGGTGCCGACGTAGTAGTCGACCTGGCCGTTCTGCAGGGCGGTCTCGCGGTTGGCGGAGGCGATCGTCCGGAAGTCGACGGTCGCCGGGTCGAAGCCGAGCGAGGCGGACATCATCTTGGCGATCTCGATGTCGAAGCCCGAGTAGACGCCGGTGGCCGGATCCTTCTCGCCCATGTACGGCTGGTCCTCCTTGGCGCCGACGACCAGGTGCCCGCGCTTCTTGGCCCGCCGCCACACCGAGGAGTCGGGCAGCGTGAAGCCCGTCATCACCTGGTAGCGGGGCAGCCGGTCGGCCTTGGGGCCCTTGACCGGCGGGCTGCCCGACTTGCCGCAGCCGGCGGCGGCCAGGACCAGCGCCAGCGCGGCCAGCGCGCGTCGCGTACGCGTCATC includes:
- a CDS encoding glutamate ABC transporter substrate-binding protein, producing the protein MTRTRRALAALALVLAAAGCGKSGSPPVKGPKADRLPRYQVMTGFTLPDSSVWRRAKKRGHLVVGAKEDQPYMGEKDPATGVYSGFDIEIAKMMSASLGFDPATVDFRTIASANRETALQNGQVDYYVGTYTINDNRKKLVGFAGPYYLAGQGLLVRTDENDIDGPQDLDGKRVCSAAGSTPYQRIQKDYPKAELVAYDTYSVCVDNLLTYQVAAVTTDDTILSGYAAKVPDELKVVGKPFSKEPYGIGVPRGDNALRFALDDAIAAHEKNGDWQKAYDATLGLSGRKAAPAPPIDRYPAS